In Salipiger sp. H15, the sequence CCAGCGTGTGCGGGGTGAACCGCTCCATCTTCCGCGCCAGCAGCTTCTCCAGCCGCTCCCCGTCCATCTCCGCGAGCAGCGCCTTGCCGATCCCCGAGGCGTGCAGCGGCGACAGCGTGCCCGGCGGGAAGAAGGCGCGGATGCTCTCGTGCGTCTCGACCTGGCTGACGAAGAGCACCGAAGCCTCGCGCACGATGCCGAGGTTCGCGGTCTCGCCGGTCATCTCCATCAGCCCGCGCAGGATCGGCCGCGCCCGCTCGACGAGGCTGGTGCGGCGCAGGAAGCGCGCGCCGATGACGAAGGCCTGCGGGCCGATGTGCCAGAGCTGCTCGGCCGGATCGAACTCCACCAGCCGCCGCCCCTCGAGCGTGACGAGGATGCGGTAGACCGTGGCCGGGGACTGATCCAGATCGCTTGCCAGCTCCGACAGGGTCAGGCCGGAATGGCCGCTCAGGTAGTCGAGCACCTCCATCGCCCGGTCGAGCGACTTGATGGTGTTCTGCGCGCTGTTGTCCTCCCATCCGCGCGGCCGTCCACGGGCGCGGCGGGGGCTGGCTTCGGCATCTTTCGGGGAATCCATCAAATCTCTTTCATTCAACTTGAAAGCCGAATTCACGATATGAAAAAATCAACCACCTGACAACGCTTGATTTTCCAGATCAGTGCATTTCTGAAAAACGATTTCAAAAAAATTTCATCCCGCGCGCCCCCCGGTTACGGTGATCTTCAGCGACCAGAGGAGGTGGCCATGAGCTTTCAGAACCCCGTTTTCATCCCGGGCCCGACCAACATCCCCGAGAGCCTGCGCAAGGCCTGCGACATGCCGACGATCGACCATCGCTCGCCGCTGTTCGGGCAGATCCTGCACCCCGCCCGGACGGGCGTGCGCAAGGTGCTCAAGAGCGAAAGCGCCGAGGTCTTCATCTTCCCCTCGACCGGCACCGGCGGCTGGGAGACGGCGCTCAGCAACACGCTCTCGCCCGGCGACCGGGTCCTTGCGGCGCGCAACGGCATGTTCAGCCACCGCTGGATCGACATGTGCCAGCGCCACGGGCTGACCGTCGAGGTCG encodes:
- the bhcR gene encoding HTH-type transcriptional regulator BhcR, whose translation is MDSPKDAEASPRRARGRPRGWEDNSAQNTIKSLDRAMEVLDYLSGHSGLTLSELASDLDQSPATVYRILVTLEGRRLVEFDPAEQLWHIGPQAFVIGARFLRRTSLVERARPILRGLMEMTGETANLGIVREASVLFVSQVETHESIRAFFPPGTLSPLHASGIGKALLAEMDGERLEKLLARKMERFTPHTLAEPEALRADLAAIRGRGYSIDAEEKNLGMRCIAAAVFDASGEAVAGISVSGPTIRMREESTNETSRAVMRAARELTEAIGGISPRAR